Part of the Deltaproteobacteria bacterium genome is shown below.
GCGCAAGGTATTCGAAGCCACCGCCTTTGATGAAGAAAAATGCGAGTTCATAGGATGGCATGTAATGACTTTTGTTCTCTTCTATCTGGAAAGCGAGAAAGAAAAGGACCGCAATTATGAGGTCTGGTCAGGCTCCTTAGGTTATGGCAGGGGATAGACACAGTGGTTTGTCTGACCCAATCCAGCCAACAAATTGCGAAGACACCATACTCAATTGTCACCTCCACATTGGAGTGATTTAGGATGGAATTAAGCAAGATGTCCCCCAAATTGTCGTACGGTAGTTAACACAGCCATAGGCTGGGCAATACTTTGAGGTGATTTGCAGAATAAATGTCCGTCTAAGCTATCACAAACGAACACAAAGACAAAAAGTATGCCCTATAGCTTGGCTTAAATTGCTAAAAGAATCTCTTAGAAATTAAGGTTGGCTCCCATTTTCTTTATAACTATTTCCTATAGGTAACGAATTGGAGGTATTATCATGCAGCTGACATCAACCCCCAAATCGATCATTGAAAGAGTGATCAACTGCTTTGAAACCGGGAAGCCCGAAGGCGATTATGGCAGTATCTCCATCTATGCGGACGGGCCCCATGACATCAGGCAGATAACCTACGGCCGTTCCCAAACGACCGAATATGGAAAGCTGCGACAGCTTGTGCAAATGTATGTCGATGCTCATGGAACATATAGAAACTCCCTCCAACCGTACGCTGATAAGGTAGGCAGTGAGGCGCTGGTTGACGATTCGACTTTCAAGAATCTTCTGCGCCGCGCCGGCCGCGAAGATGCCCTAATGCGCCGGATTCAAGACCAATTCTTCGATGAAGTCTACTTCGCTCCTGCCATGAAATGGGCAGATGATCATGAGTTCACTTTTCCCCTCTCAGCACTGGTTATTTATGACTCGTTTATCCATAGCGGTTCGATCTTGTGGATTATTCGCCAGAAGTTCCGGGAAAATCCGCCCGATCTTGGAGGAGAGGAAAAAGAATGGATAGAGGCTTACGTTCATGCCCGCCATGAATGGTTGAGCCAGCACAGACGACCTGCGGTTCGCGCATCGGCATATCGAACCCATGATCTGGCCGTAGAAGTGAATCGTGGCAACTGGGATCTGGCACAGCTACCCATCATGGCAAATGGAAGTGCTGTATATCCAAAATGATGCCCATAGTCCGCACATTTTTTCAGACAGCCCTTAAATGCCAAATATTCTTCTTGCCTTTTTTAGCTTTTGTTATCAGAATAACGCGGCCTTAAAGGCAAAGAACTGCATCAGGTGGAGCAAAAAGGAGTTTTAATATGATCAAGCATATCGTTTTCATGAAATTCAAGGCAGGTGTCACCGACAAAGATATCGCGGTTATAGAAAAGGGTCTGGCGGGGCTTCCCGGAAGAATTCCGGAAATCAAAGAGTATCAATTCGGCCGTGATATCGTACGTTCCGAAAGGTCTTGCGATTTCGCCCTGGTTTCCGCCTTCGATGATATGGAGGCACTGAAACGTTATCAGGTGCATCCGGACCATCTGCCTGTCGTTGCAAAGGTGAAGGAGTTTTCTGAAAGTATTCTGGCGGTGGATTTTACATTTTAATCTCTTAGGCTTGCCCCGATGCTTGCCTCGTTATAGTCATTACTACGAAAATACCCCCTCCCTTTCATCCCTCCCACCAGGGGAGGGAAAAGAGAGTTCCTCTCCCATCAAGTGAGAGGGTAAATGGAATGGGTTACTTTCGTTAGAATGACAGACGGAAGCGAAATCTGACTTTTTACGAGGTTGTTACTTTTGGGTGTGGGAAGGGCGGGGGTGTCAGGTGTGACACCATTGCGGGGAATTTCTGCCCCATGTAACGTTCAAACCGCTGGCTTGCTTCGATGAGCATATCAAGGTCGATTCCCGTTTTCACGCCTGTCTCATGGAGCATATTGACGGTATCTTCCGTGGCTATGTTTCCTCTGGCACCGACAATGAAAGGGCATCCCCCCAGTCCTCCGAGAGACGAATCGAAGATGGAAACCCCCTCGTTGAGGGCCGCCCATACATTAGCGAGTCCCAGGCCGCGCGTATTGTGAAGATGGAGGGAAATCGGCACCGCCCCCACGATGTCCTGTACGCGCTTCACGAGCTTTTTCACCTGCCCGGGATTGGCCATACCGGACGTATCGGCAAGACATATTTCGTCCGGTTCTTTTTTTATGAAATCTTTCACCAGTTTGATTACCTTACCTGCGGGAACTCTTCCCTCGTAGGCACAGCCGAAGGCATTCATCACTCCTGCCCTGACTTCCATTCCAGCACCGCGTGCCGTATCGATCAGCCGCCTTGCTTCCCTCATCGCCCCGGCAACGGACATGTTGCTGTTTTTCTTGCTGTGCGTTTCGCTTGCCGATACATAAATTCCCACGTGCGGCACACCGCATCGCACCGCGCGCTCCAGTCCTTTCTCACTTAAAACCAGAGCAGCATACACAACTCCTTTTCTGCGCCCGATCATGCCCCAGAGTATTTCCGCATCGGCCATCTGCGGAACCAGACGGGGATTGACGAAGGATGACACCTCAATGCGACGGATTCCGCAAGCGATCAATTCATTGATGAGCTTTACTTTCTGTTCGGTGGATACAAGTTTCTTTTCATTCTGGATGCCGTCCCTCAGAACGACTTCATGAATGTCAATTTTTTGTGGCAGGCTGCTTTGCATGATTCCATTATACCAAAAAAAAACAGGGGAAGAAAGGTTTCTCCCCCTGTTTCAAACCTCATTAATCTAATTCTTCCAGGCCATAGGCCCCCATTTTTCTGGCAGAATGGCTTGTGGAGGCCATTCGGGAGGCGCCAGCGCGCCCGGTTTTTCACCTTGTTTTGCGATGAGTTTGCTAAGACCGGGACGGGCGTGTTCTGGATGCCCTTCTTTCAATGTCCGGCCGTTAATGACGGCCTCGGAACGAAGCCTCCGTCCGATCGTCTTTTCCATCTTCCTTCCGAGCGAGAGGACACGATCCACATCGTACCCGTGCTCGATACCGAGTTCGTCAATCATCACCAGGAGGTCCTCCATGGTAATGAGACCAACATACCTGGGATCGTAATAGTATTCGCCCGTTCCTCTTACAGGACAGTCATCGAGGAAATTGGCCGGCTGTCCGCCCAGACCGCCCAGGGTTCCCTCGAAGCGGCAGATGCCCGCCTGGAGAGCCGCCAGGATCGAGGCGGAAGCGACACGCTTCGTCTCATGGAGATGACAGAGATGAGCCTCAGGATTCGGCATGGCGTCGAGCACCATGGAGAAATAACGGTAGACCTGGGCCGCTGACGCTGAGCCGTCGTGGTCGGCATGCTCGATGTCATGGGCGCCGATAGAGAAAAAGCGTTTTGTGAATTCTACGGCATCCTTGAGCTCCGTGGCGCCGGTAATGGGGCTCCCCCAGATGGTGCTCACGGTGCCGCACATCTTCATGCCGACGTCGGCGGCCTTCTTGATGCAGCGCTCCGCCTCTTTCCAGTACTGGGTCAGCGTCGTGCCGGAGTTGGCAAAATGGTGCTCCGGATCGGTGGAGACCATCATCAGGACGCGGTCCGGGCCGATGCCTCGTTTCCTGAGCTCAATCGCCACATCAACTGCGGGTTCGCGGATCGTTACGGCAGTCATGACAAGCTCATCGTATTTGACCCCCGCCCTTTCGCAGCGTTTCTTGAACGCATCGCTTCTGAGAGCGGTAAGCACCTGTTCCGCATCCTTGAATTGCGGAATCCCTGCCGGGTTTCCCAGGTTGGTAACCTCGATCTCCTTTGCCCCCGCCAGGATCATCTCCTGCGCGTAAAAAATCTTGGCGTTTGTGGATATAAATTTTTCTTCGTGCTGGAAACCATCACGCACGGTTATGTCACCGATGGTTACTTTCTTTGGCATTCTGGGAAAGATTTTCCAATAATCGTACTCCGTCATAAAAAACATGACCTCCTCAAATTTTAATTTTCATTCGAGACAGGCGGGACGCCTGTCCTACAGCTCTGTAGGTTGGGCGTCTCGCCTGACGCTACTTATATTCAACGCCTCTCCAAATGAAAGTGCGTTATTCTCCCTTGAATACGGGCTTACGTTTCTCAACAAAGGCCGCGAGCGCCTCCAGGCGGTCCTTCGTCGGGATGATGACCTCGTAGGCCTTGGACTCAAGCGGCAGCGCCACCCCGAGACTTGCCTCGGAGCCGGCATTAATAGCGAACTTAGCCTGGGCCACGGCGATGGGACCATTCTTGGCGATCTCCCTCGCCAGTTCCAGTGCGGCCTCCATCAGCTTGTCCGGTTCTACGACGTTGCTGACAAGACCGATACTCAGGGCCGTTTCGGCATTTATTCTTCTTGCCGTGAAGATCAGCTCCTTCGCCTTTGCCACTCCGACGATCCTTGGCAGTCGCTGCGTTCCGCCGGCGCCGGGAATAATTGCCAGGCTCGTTTCGGTGAGACCCATCACGACGTTGGATGAGCAGATACGAATGTCAGAGGCCAGAGCAAGCTCCATACCACCGCCAAAGGCAAAGCCGTTGACGGCTGCGATAACAGGGACACGAACCTGTTCTACGGCTGTGAAAGTGCTGCGGATCGTGAAGATGAAACGGCGGACCTGGTCTTCTGACAGTGTCCTTCTTTCCTTCAGGTCTGCACCTGTCGAAAATGACCACTTCTTGGGATCGTCGCCGGCTTTGGCGCCGGTGATGATGATGCAGCGGAGACTCATATCAAAATTAGCTTCCTGGATGGTCTCGGCCAGCATAGCCAGAAGATCAAAGTTGAAGCAGTTCATAGCATCCGGGCGATTCAGCGTGAGAATCATGATGCCCTCTTCCGTTCTTTCTTTCAACAGTATATCTGCCATAGGGATACTCCTTCTTATTTCAAACTTAAAAAAACAGGACTAAAACTTCAGGTCGCCCCAATCGGTCTTCTGTATGGGCGCCCGGTAGCAAAGCTCCAATGACCTTGCCAGTTTTTCACGTGCCTCGCTGAAAGCGATGACACCGTCATGGAACAGGAGCGACCCGGTCAGAAATGGGTGCCCTTCTGCATCGTAACGTTCTATCATCATCTGGCGGAATTTTGCCATTTCTTCCTCATTTACCGTTCCACCTTTGTCGACTATGTTCTTCCTGCGGACACTCTCCACGATGAAGCCCGCCGTCCTGCCGGACATAACGGTCGTGCGGCCCCTCATATTGGTATAGCAGAATACCGGTCTGAAAGCCCTTCCGCACATACCATAGTTGGCCGCCCCGTGGTCGGGACCAATGACGTACTGGATTTTCGGAACGTTCAGCACGCTGCACGTACGGACCATGTCGGACCCGTATTTTCCGATTCCGCCCCATTCTTCGGCTTTGCCGACCATGTAGCCCGGAGATCCCTGGAGAAAAATAACCGGAAGCCTTGAGTTTCCGCAACGGATCATCCATTCCGTTGCCTTTCTTGCCGCTTCAATATAGATGACGCCGCTTGCGCTTGATGCGATGACCCCCACCGGCATACCCTTCATCCACATCTTGCCGGCAACGACAGTTTCACCACGGTTGAGGCCGTATGTCGGCTTGTATTCATGGAAATAGCTGTCATCAGCAAGACATCTGAGGGTATCCTTGATTTGAATCGCATTGTAGGTGTTGGTGGGGGTGCAGCGCATCATTTCCTTGTAATCAAATTTTGGCTCAACGGGTTTTCTGCGTTCGCAGTAAAGCGTCTGGGATGGTTCAAACTCAATGATATCACGCAGCTTTTTTATCCCTTCTTCCTGGGATCTCACGAAATGGTCGCAACCGCCGGAGTGCTGGGTATGGACGTAGGCGCCTCCCAGATCTTCCATGGAAACCGTCTCACCGATGGCCGATTTTACCATAGGAGGACCTGCCAGGAAGGCGAATGCAAGCTTCTCTATCATAATGGATTCTGAAGCGAGATAAACGATATAGGCGCCGCCTGCTGTGTTACCGCCGGTGGAGAGGGTATATTGTTTTATTCCCATGGCGGACATGCGGCACATATTATAAAACATACTGCCAAAGTGACCATCGTCAGCAAAGCAACCCAACTGCAGCGGAAGGTTGATACCACCGGAGTCGGCGAGGTATATGCAGGGTAATTGGAGGCGCTCGGCAATCGCCTGGGCCCTCATATGCTTCTTCAGAGTGATGGGGAAATAGGTTCCTGCTGCATAGCGGTTCTCATTGGCGAAGATCATACAATCTTTTCCGTGAACAACACCGACACCGGTAACCATCCCGCCGCCGGGAATGTGCCCTCTTTTCTCCGATTCGTAGACATCCCCGCCGTAAAGCTTTATCTTCCCTATATCGTAGCCTGCATCCAGTCCAATCTCAAAGAACTCTGTGCCCGGGTCAATCAACATCTTAATGAGTTCACGCATCGGTTTCTTGCCCTGCTTGGCAAGGCGTTTGATCTGCTCCTCGCCGCCGATGTTGTACGCTTCTTCACGGTGTTTCATGAGGATGGCATCCTGCTCTTCCCAATGTCTCAAGTTGCCGTCATCCCCTGCCAAATTTTCCTTTTTTTCTTCCGCCATAATAATTCTCCTCACCCTTCCCAGGATCGCTATTTTTAACCCCGATTGATCTTAGCTCCTCAAATATTTACCTGCCGATGACGTAGCGATACGGGTCTATCTGCTCCCTCAGGATGGATAATTCATCCTTTGTTGGAGGTGTGTTTTCCACGATCTTCTTTGCCTTCAGAAGTTCAAACCCGCAATTATCCTGAACATCCTTTTCGGAATAACCGGGGTTGACCGCGATAATCCGCATCCTCTTCGATTCCGGTTCAAAGTCCATCACTGCCATATTGGTAATGATCTTGTAAGGACCGGTTCCCAGCGGAAGACCTGATTTCGCCCTCGAATCACCGCCTGTCAGCCAGCCTGGCGTTGTAATAAATTGACATTTCTCAGCAAATCTTTTGGCATCCTGAGGTGTCATGACGAGCATTCTCCAACAAAATGAAGCAAGGTCATTGGCACCGCCACTCCCCGGGAATCGAACCTTCGGTTTCTGATGGTCAGGACCAATTCTCGTGGAATTCAAATTTCCGTACATATCGATCTGGGCACCACCGAGGAAGGTGTAATCGATCATTCCGCGACAGCACGTTTCCATAATTTCACACATGCCGCTCGCCATCAAGGCCTTCCAAGTCGTTCTGGAATCTCCCACGGATATGGGCATTTCAGGGATCAAGGGCGCCGCCCCGCCAGCCTCAAAAAGGATTACCAGGTTTGGTGAGTGGGTCTTCTGCGCAAGCATTGCTGCCGCATTGGGAGCTCCAGTTCCAACTACAATAGAAGCCCCGTCTTCTAACTCTCTTGCAGCGGTGCATATCATCAGTTCCATAGTATTATAATCAGCCATACCGTATACTCTCCTCCTTTCTAATCTCTCGCTTTGAGAAACATGAATTCTTTTTCCCTGAGCTTCAACAGTTTGTGCATTCCGCCGTTCTTCTCGATATATTCAAAGTGATCCTTGCAGCTGTAAATATTCTTTTCGAGGAATTTTTTGAACTCGACCGGATCCTCTTCCACCTTCAGCCATTCTCTTATGTGTTCCTCATCGGAGAAATATTCCGCATACATATTTCCGGGATAACTGCCGTAAGGGACCGCACATACGGCATCAACACACCAGTAAGGAATAACCGTATAGCTCGGATCTCTGCGGATCTCCTCATCGGAAATCAGCCTTTCACAGGTAATGATCAAACGTTTAGAAGCCCTTGCAACATCGAAATCGGAAACGGTGATGCCCCTCACACGGCAATTGCCGTAGATATCCGACTCATGGACATGAATAGCTGACACATCGGGATAAAGGGCAGGCATGGCCGCATACTTTGTTCCCGTGAAAGGGCATTGAATAATTTTTGCACCGCTGTATTTGAACGTATCGGTTCCCATGATATTTCTGGATGGATAGAAAGAAACCCCTGCTGCTGCAGCCTTGAAGCGAACGGCCAGCGAGTAGTTGGTCCATTCACTCACTTCGACCTTGCCGCTCTCCATGTAGCGCCTCGCATTGGGTGACAAACCGCGAGCCTCCAAACCGACAATGTAGGCTACATCGCATTTGTTGAACACCTCGCCTGCGCAGAGTATCTGGAAATCATGGGTGGACGTATGACCTGCAAAACCCATATTTTTCCTTCCCTGTCTCACGATTTCATGCGCAACCGCTGCCGGTATCCTGTTCGCTCCGAAGCCGCCGAGTGTTAGATAATCGCCATCATGAACAAACTTCTCCACGGCCTCTTTGACGGACATCAACTTGGATTCCAGTTTGCGGCTCTTCTTGCGAAAGAATTCGCGCGCCTTATCCGGATCGGGGTCTGTAAATATTTTGCCAATTCCTTGATCAATCACTTCCACTGGATTCTACCTCCTTTTCGTTATTCTTAGTTCCCGCCCCACTGAGAAACCAGCGAGGATCGCTTTACCCTTCACCCAATTTCGTAATAAGCCTTCATGAGGTTGACACCTCAATTATAAACTCCACTCTCATTTTAGTTCTTTTTGCAACTTGCAAGTAACTACTGAGAATTCTTAATTCATGCGTATTGTATGGAAAAAATCAAGAAAGGCAATATTAAAAGGTTTCTAAGAAATATTAGGGAAAAACTAATATAGGACAAGGGATATCGAGTAAAAACAAAGACTATGCTTTTTGCAAGGTTTCTTCTTTTTACCCTCCCATGCCTGATATTAGTTTTTTATTAATATTATTTATTAACCTTTTAATATTGCCTTTCCTCTTTTTTTTCCATACAACACTAATGACTGAAGAGGTAAATGAACCTCTGATGATCTATGGGCATCGGATGCTTTATTACTTATACTTGTGCAATCAAACATGATATGCAGTATGCCACAGTATCGGTGATAGACGGAAAACTGAGAGTTTCTCAAAAGGTTCACATTGGTAACAAAAAGAAGAAAACCTGTTTCTTCATTATTATCAAATCCTTAACACCCACAACGTTTTAATTATGAACAGACGTCCCATGAGCCTTGCCATTTCCAGAACAGACCGGCGACACATCTTCGACCGCTCCAAAAAATCTTATATGCTTCGAGATTTATTCCTTCGTACAGATTTATGCGGACCATTAATGTTGCAAAAATCAAGATAGCGCTCAAGAGTGGCTGAATTAATTCAGCTGGATGGTATAAAACTAAATTACCTTTGAAGGAGGGAAGCAAGATGACGACACCTATTCAACAGAAGATTCGTGACAAAAAGAGAACACCCCAGCAGATTCTGGATATGGTCAAAATGCAGGAATTTCACTGCATCCATGAGTATTTCTTCTTCCCCTGGAACCGTAAGGCCAGAGATGCCAATAATGTGAGCGACTGGGCACACTGGGGATGGTCCATGGGAATGTGGTTCTGCCATTATCGCTTCGCCAATGCGGTAAAGGAAAACCGAGGGTTTGACTGGTGGTGGAATGCGGCATCGCCCTTCGATGAGCACGGCTTTGCCAACTTTTCTTATGGTACCAACAACGCCAATATCTTCAGTCAGTGCGCAAAGAAGAAAGTCATTGAAGTTCGTTCAGACTATCCATGGGCCGAGGGCGGTCGTTTTAACACCATTAATATTGATGACGTCGACTACTGGGTCGAGGTGGATTGTGAGAAGTACAAATGGCCCCAGATCAATGAAAAGGCCATCAAGGCAAAACCCGAGGAAGAGGCCATTGCCAAACATGTTATGACCATAATGCGGGACAGGGACATCATCCAGTTGGGGATCGGATCACTTCCCTCCGCCTGTGTCGGCGCCATGGCCGATGCCGGATTCAAGGATCTCGGTATCCACACGGAGATGCTCAATGCCGGTCTCATCAAGCTGATCGAATCGGGTCAGGTGACCAACGCGTATAAAACTCTCCCTGCCGACCGCGGCAAGAGCGTCTATACCTTTGCCTTCCCCGTGGATGTAAAGTGGTACTATGACACCATCCATCGGAACCAGAACCTGG
Proteins encoded:
- a CDS encoding Dabb family protein, which codes for MIKHIVFMKFKAGVTDKDIAVIEKGLAGLPGRIPEIKEYQFGRDIVRSERSCDFALVSAFDDMEALKRYQVHPDHLPVVAKVKEFSESILAVDFTF
- a CDS encoding pyruvate carboxyltransferase, with protein sequence MTEYDYWKIFPRMPKKVTIGDITVRDGFQHEEKFISTNAKIFYAQEMILAGAKEIEVTNLGNPAGIPQFKDAEQVLTALRSDAFKKRCERAGVKYDELVMTAVTIREPAVDVAIELRKRGIGPDRVLMMVSTDPEHHFANSGTTLTQYWKEAERCIKKAADVGMKMCGTVSTIWGSPITGATELKDAVEFTKRFFSIGAHDIEHADHDGSASAAQVYRYFSMVLDAMPNPEAHLCHLHETKRVASASILAALQAGICRFEGTLGGLGGQPANFLDDCPVRGTGEYYYDPRYVGLITMEDLLVMIDELGIEHGYDVDRVLSLGRKMEKTIGRRLRSEAVINGRTLKEGHPEHARPGLSKLIAKQGEKPGALAPPEWPPQAILPEKWGPMAWKN
- a CDS encoding hydroxymethylglutaryl-CoA lyase, producing MQSSLPQKIDIHEVVLRDGIQNEKKLVSTEQKVKLINELIACGIRRIEVSSFVNPRLVPQMADAEILWGMIGRRKGVVYAALVLSEKGLERAVRCGVPHVGIYVSASETHSKKNSNMSVAGAMREARRLIDTARGAGMEVRAGVMNAFGCAYEGRVPAGKVIKLVKDFIKKEPDEICLADTSGMANPGQVKKLVKRVQDIVGAVPISLHLHNTRGLGLANVWAALNEGVSIFDSSLGGLGGCPFIVGARGNIATEDTVNMLHETGVKTGIDLDMLIEASQRFERYMGQKFPAMVSHLTPPPFPHPKVTTS
- a CDS encoding propionyl-CoA carboxylase, encoding MAEEKKENLAGDDGNLRHWEEQDAILMKHREEAYNIGGEEQIKRLAKQGKKPMRELIKMLIDPGTEFFEIGLDAGYDIGKIKLYGGDVYESEKRGHIPGGGMVTGVGVVHGKDCMIFANENRYAAGTYFPITLKKHMRAQAIAERLQLPCIYLADSGGINLPLQLGCFADDGHFGSMFYNMCRMSAMGIKQYTLSTGGNTAGGAYIVYLASESIMIEKLAFAFLAGPPMVKSAIGETVSMEDLGGAYVHTQHSGGCDHFVRSQEEGIKKLRDIIEFEPSQTLYCERRKPVEPKFDYKEMMRCTPTNTYNAIQIKDTLRCLADDSYFHEYKPTYGLNRGETVVAGKMWMKGMPVGVIASSASGVIYIEAARKATEWMIRCGNSRLPVIFLQGSPGYMVGKAEEWGGIGKYGSDMVRTCSVLNVPKIQYVIGPDHGAANYGMCGRAFRPVFCYTNMRGRTTVMSGRTAGFIVESVRRKNIVDKGGTVNEEEMAKFRQMMIERYDAEGHPFLTGSLLFHDGVIAFSEAREKLARSLELCYRAPIQKTDWGDLKF
- a CDS encoding 3-oxoacid CoA-transferase is translated as MADYNTMELMICTAARELEDGASIVVGTGAPNAAAMLAQKTHSPNLVILFEAGGAAPLIPEMPISVGDSRTTWKALMASGMCEIMETCCRGMIDYTFLGGAQIDMYGNLNSTRIGPDHQKPKVRFPGSGGANDLASFCWRMLVMTPQDAKRFAEKCQFITTPGWLTGGDSRAKSGLPLGTGPYKIITNMAVMDFEPESKRMRIIAVNPGYSEKDVQDNCGFELLKAKKIVENTPPTKDELSILREQIDPYRYVIGR
- a CDS encoding enoyl-CoA hydratase-related protein, translated to MADILLKERTEEGIMILTLNRPDAMNCFNFDLLAMLAETIQEANFDMSLRCIIITGAKAGDDPKKWSFSTGADLKERRTLSEDQVRRFIFTIRSTFTAVEQVRVPVIAAVNGFAFGGGMELALASDIRICSSNVVMGLTETSLAIIPGAGGTQRLPRIVGVAKAKELIFTARRINAETALSIGLVSNVVEPDKLMEAALELAREIAKNGPIAVAQAKFAINAGSEASLGVALPLESKAYEVIIPTKDRLEALAAFVEKRKPVFKGE
- a CDS encoding CoA transferase subunit A; protein product: MEVIDQGIGKIFTDPDPDKAREFFRKKSRKLESKLMSVKEAVEKFVHDGDYLTLGGFGANRIPAAVAHEIVRQGRKNMGFAGHTSTHDFQILCAGEVFNKCDVAYIVGLEARGLSPNARRYMESGKVEVSEWTNYSLAVRFKAAAAGVSFYPSRNIMGTDTFKYSGAKIIQCPFTGTKYAAMPALYPDVSAIHVHESDIYGNCRVRGITVSDFDVARASKRLIITCERLISDEEIRRDPSYTVIPYWCVDAVCAVPYGSYPGNMYAEYFSDEEHIREWLKVEEDPVEFKKFLEKNIYSCKDHFEYIEKNGGMHKLLKLREKEFMFLKARD
- a CDS encoding chitosanase, whose amino-acid sequence is MQLTSTPKSIIERVINCFETGKPEGDYGSISIYADGPHDIRQITYGRSQTTEYGKLRQLVQMYVDAHGTYRNSLQPYADKVGSEALVDDSTFKNLLRRAGREDALMRRIQDQFFDEVYFAPAMKWADDHEFTFPLSALVIYDSFIHSGSILWIIRQKFRENPPDLGGEEKEWIEAYVHARHEWLSQHRRPAVRASAYRTHDLAVEVNRGNWDLAQLPIMANGSAVYPK